A genomic window from Blattabacterium cuenoti includes:
- the mrdA gene encoding penicillin-binding protein 2, giving the protein MKKLYIFYILLSFIGVIFIIRLYYIQIYTEKYILNAFNTSIKQEIIIPERGSIFDRKNNLLVFNKFIYELSVIPILLDDNMNIIEFCNLLGIEKNIFYKNLEKAKSYSKYLPSIFLPFISKEKFASIQEKLYKYKGFDWTKRSLRDYKVESSANILGYLGEVSMKDIKKESSYYQRGDFIGWAGVEKSYEKILRGKKGIKYWVKDRNGCIIGSYNNKKNNIKAIIGNDISLTIDWNLQNYAEQLMYQKKGGIVAINPKNGEILSLVSSPINNPNYFVGINRYKKIKKLIKNTIDYPLFDRTTQARYPPASPFKLLTELAGLQMGVVDTKTTFICYKGFKQGKKRIQCHSGFHGFPIGIETAVAVSCNNYFAQVYKRVIEKYPKNLTKGVNEWSEIIKSFGFGNYLYNDLATGEKGVIPSGDYYNKKYGDTKWNALTIISNSIGQGEINVTPIQLANMVCAIANKGYFYTPHIVKCINHKPIYNSNYTLAKYTKVKSKYFNFIINGMEKVFIIGTGKSFKSSDIRMAGKTGTAQNFIKIKNRVISLPDHSIFILFAPVEDPKIAISVIIENGGFGSRWAGPIASLIAEKYIKNNVLRTNLENRILTSGLQKVYDSIAIMKGYK; this is encoded by the coding sequence TTGAAAAAATTATACATATTTTATATTTTATTAAGTTTTATAGGTGTAATTTTTATTATTAGATTATATTATATTCAAATATATACAGAAAAATATATTTTAAATGCTTTTAATACTTCTATAAAACAAGAAATTATTATTCCTGAGAGAGGGTCTATTTTTGATAGAAAAAATAATTTATTAGTTTTTAATAAATTTATTTATGAATTAAGTGTTATTCCTATTCTTCTTGATGATAATATGAATATTATAGAATTTTGTAATTTATTAGGAATTGAAAAAAATATTTTTTATAAAAATTTAGAAAAAGCAAAATCTTATTCAAAATATTTACCTTCTATTTTTCTTCCTTTTATTTCTAAAGAAAAATTTGCTTCTATTCAAGAAAAACTGTATAAATATAAAGGATTTGATTGGACAAAACGTTCTTTAAGGGATTATAAAGTAGAAAGTTCCGCTAATATTTTAGGTTATCTTGGAGAAGTCAGTATGAAAGACATTAAAAAAGAATCTTCTTATTATCAAAGAGGAGATTTTATCGGTTGGGCTGGAGTAGAAAAATCTTATGAAAAAATATTAAGAGGAAAAAAAGGAATTAAATATTGGGTCAAAGATAGAAATGGGTGTATTATTGGGAGTTATAATAATAAAAAAAATAATATAAAAGCTATTATTGGAAATGATATTTCTTTAACTATTGATTGGAATTTACAAAATTATGCTGAACAATTAATGTATCAAAAGAAAGGAGGTATTGTTGCTATCAATCCTAAAAATGGAGAAATTTTATCTTTAGTCTCTAGTCCTATAAATAATCCTAATTATTTTGTAGGAATAAATCGTTATAAAAAAATTAAAAAATTAATTAAAAATACGATAGATTATCCATTATTTGATAGAACGACACAGGCACGTTATCCTCCAGCTTCTCCTTTTAAATTATTAACAGAATTAGCTGGTCTTCAAATGGGTGTAGTAGACACAAAAACGACTTTTATTTGTTATAAGGGATTTAAACAAGGAAAAAAAAGAATTCAATGTCATTCAGGATTTCATGGATTTCCTATAGGAATAGAAACAGCAGTAGCTGTATCTTGCAATAATTATTTTGCACAAGTTTATAAACGTGTAATAGAAAAATATCCAAAAAATTTAACTAAAGGAGTTAATGAATGGAGCGAAATTATTAAAAGTTTTGGATTTGGAAATTATTTATATAATGATTTAGCTACTGGAGAAAAAGGAGTTATTCCTTCTGGAGATTATTATAATAAAAAATATGGAGATACTAAATGGAATGCGTTAACTATTATTTCCAATAGTATTGGACAAGGAGAAATTAATGTAACTCCTATTCAATTAGCTAATATGGTTTGTGCTATAGCAAATAAAGGTTATTTTTATACTCCTCATATTGTAAAATGTATTAATCATAAACCAATTTATAATTCTAATTATACTTTAGCTAAATATACTAAAGTTAAAAGTAAATATTTTAATTTTATTATTAATGGAATGGAAAAAGTTTTTATAATTGGAACAGGAAAAAGTTTTAAATCATCTGATATTAGAATGGCAGGAAAAACAGGAACTGCTCAAAATTTTATTAAAATTAAAAATAGAGTAATTTCTCTTCCAGATCATTCTATATTTATTTTATTTGCACCAGTAGAGGATCCTAAAATAGCTATTTCTGTTATTATAGAAAATGGAGGATTTGGATCTCGTTGGGCAGGTCCTATAGCTAGTTTAATTGCGGAAAAATATATCAAAAATAATGTACTAAGAACAAATTTAGAAAATAGAATTTTAACTTCTGGATTACAAAAAGTTTATGATTCTATAGCAATAATGAAAGGATATAAATAA
- the mreC gene encoding rod shape-determining protein MreC codes for MRNFFYFFFKWRFFILFFLLESFAIFLSFSNNNLQKYIYTGSSNWLIGNIYQNIYQFRHYFLLDIENKKLIYENKKLLSENRHSKLIKSTKDFQEENINYLQQYIFTPVKIINNSIHQRENYITINKGSLDGIKTDMGLILSDGIAGIITKTSPHFSIAISLLNPKIKVNARLKKNKYFGTVSWDGLDPEYVILYDISRHSIFYKGDLVETDGKSATFPEGILIGKVFSYKWDEEHANYIIKVKLFTNFSTIENAYVVKNLFKKEWDHIQLYKVERQ; via the coding sequence ATGCGTAATTTTTTTTATTTTTTTTTCAAATGGCGTTTTTTTATTTTATTTTTTTTATTAGAATCTTTTGCTATTTTTCTTTCTTTTTCTAATAATAATCTTCAAAAATATATTTATACTGGATCATCTAATTGGTTAATTGGAAATATATATCAAAATATTTATCAATTTCGTCATTATTTTTTATTAGATATTGAAAATAAAAAGTTAATTTATGAAAATAAAAAATTACTTTCTGAAAATAGACATTCTAAATTAATCAAATCTACTAAAGATTTTCAAGAAGAAAATATAAATTATTTACAACAATATATTTTTACTCCTGTTAAAATTATTAATAATAGTATACATCAAAGAGAAAATTATATAACTATAAATAAAGGAAGTTTAGATGGAATTAAAACTGATATGGGTTTGATATTATCTGATGGAATTGCTGGTATTATTACAAAAACATCTCCACATTTTAGTATAGCTATTTCTCTTTTAAATCCAAAAATTAAAGTAAATGCTAGATTAAAAAAAAATAAATATTTTGGAACAGTTAGTTGGGATGGGTTAGACCCTGAATATGTAATTTTATATGATATATCTAGACATTCTATTTTTTATAAAGGAGATTTAGTAGAAACAGATGGAAAATCGGCAACTTTTCCTGAAGGGATATTAATTGGAAAAGTTTTTTCTTATAAATGGGATGAAGAACATGCAAATTATATAATAAAGGTGAAATTATTTACAAATTTTTCTACTATAGAAAATGCTTATGTTGTGAAAAATTTATTTAAAAAAGAGTGGGATCATATTCAACTTTATAAAGTTGAACGTCAATAA